One Aegilops tauschii subsp. strangulata cultivar AL8/78 chromosome 7, Aet v6.0, whole genome shotgun sequence genomic window carries:
- the LOC109746089 gene encoding chaperone protein dnaJ 11, chloroplastic, which translates to MATFATSTAAVMGSARPGRVAGPRRCVVARASSTMAAPAALATGRTHYDVLGVSAGASRGEIKAAYRRRAREVHPDAAGGVGDEGFIQLHAAYATLADPDERARYDSDMACRAAGTMMMRRAGAAGPSFRRRTWETDQCW; encoded by the coding sequence ATGGCTACGTTCGCGACGTCGACGGCGGCGGTGATGGGATCGGCTCGCCCGGGGCGGGTGGCCGGGCCTCGGCGGTGCGTGGTGGCGCGGGCGTCCTCGACGATGGCGGCACCGGCGGCCCTGGCGACGGGAAGGACGCACTACGATGTGCTCGGCGTGAGCGCCGGGGCGAGCAGGGGGGAGATCAAGGCGGCGTACCGGCGTCGGGCCAGGGAGGTGCACCCGGACGCTGCTGGTGGCGTCGGCGACGAGGGGTTCATCCAGCTCCACGCGGCTTACGCCACGCTCGCTGACCCCGACGAGCGCGCTCGCTACGACAGCGACATGGCCTGCCGCGCCGCCGGGACGATGATGATGCGACGGGCGGGCGCGGCTGGGCCGTCGTTCCGGCGGAGGACGTGGGAGACTGACCAGTGCTGGTAG